The Hippoglossus hippoglossus isolate fHipHip1 chromosome 2, fHipHip1.pri, whole genome shotgun sequence genome includes a region encoding these proteins:
- the LOC117775062 gene encoding neuronal acetylcholine receptor subunit alpha-2-like, whose amino-acid sequence MDLTPLCCCCWILISSVLAEDWTRVHTEDELFRSLFGRYSKWTRPARNISDVVIVKFGLSIAQLIDVDEKNQMMTTNVWLKQVGKRLTCHCGRKIRKIQVLKKHI is encoded by the exons atggatttgacgccgctgtgctgctgctgctggatccTCATCAGCTCCG TCCTGGCTGAAGACTGGACTCGTGTCCACACCGAGGACGAGCTCTTCAGGAGCCTGTTTGGAAGATACAGCAAGTGGACGCGTCCGGCGAGGAACATCAGCGACGTGGTCATCGTCAAGTTTGGCCTCTCTATCGCGCAGCTGATAGACGTG GATGAGAAGAATCAGATGATGACGACCAATGTGTGGCTGAAACAGGTTGGAAAGAGACTCACGTGTCACTGTGGGAGAAAGataagaaaaatacaagttctcaaaaaacacatttaa
- the LOC117774672 gene encoding neuronal acetylcholine receptor subunit alpha-2-like produces MSYFLSFLPSASFSSADGDFAVTHMTKAQLFHTGRVLWVPPAIYKSSCSIDVTFFPFDQQSCKMKFGSWTYDRAKIDLEPFENTVDLKDYWESGEWAIVNAVGTYNTKKYDCCHEIYPDITYYFVIRRLPLFYTINLIIPCLLISCLTVLVFYLPSDCGEKITLCISVLLSLTVFLLLITEIIPSTSLVIPLIGEYLLFTMIFVTLSIAITVFVLNVHHRSSATHTMPRWVRRLFLCSVPRWLCMKRPHHDRRPVRRRRLTDRLLPVWTPGPPNITSTWITEESDIDLHGYQQDNGCHDSHQLDSLDSGDEIHYCDIHGYSNLPRSGVKISGRSRISSLSPPSPPSPGYTLLQQRRSTLSLDWDTPPVEHGLIQSPSGAVLSPAVVSALEGVTYIAEHLRAEDADFSVKEDWKYVAMVVDRIFLWMFIIVCLLGTVGLFLPPWLSGMI; encoded by the exons ATGTCGTACTTCTTGagttttcttccttctgcttcTTTCTCCAGTGCGGACGGAGACTTCGCCGTGACCCACATGACCAAGGCCCAGCTGTTTCACACGGGCCGCGTCCTCTGGGTGCCGCCGGCCATCTACAAGTCGTCCTGCTCCATCGACGTCACCTTCTTCCCCTTCGACCAGCAGAGCTGCAAGATGAAGTTCGGCTCCTGGACGTACGACCGGGCCAAGATCGACCTGGAGCCCTTTGAGAACACCGTGGACCTGAAG GATTACTGGGAGAGCGGAGAGTGGGCGATTGTGAACGCCGTGGGCACCTATAACACCAAGAAATACGACTGCTGCCACGAGATCTACCCGGACATCACCTACTACTTCGTCATCCGCCGCCTCCCGTTGTTCTACACCATCAACCTCATCATCCCCTGCCTCCTCATCTCCTGCCTGACCGTGCTGGTGTTCTACCTGCCGTCGGACTGTGGCGAGAAAATCACACTGTGCATCTCCGTGCTGCTGTCGCTCACCGTCTTCCTGCTGCTCATCACCGAGATCATCCCGTCCACGTCGCTGGTCATTCCGCTGATCGGGGAGTACCTGCTCTTCACCATGATTTTCGTCACGCTGTCGATCGCCATCACCGTGTTCGTGCTGAACGTGCACCACCGGTCGTCGGCGACTCACACCATGCCCCGGTGGGTTCGGAGGCTCTTCCTGTGTTCGGTGCCTCGCTGGCTGTGCATGAAGCGTCCACATCACGATCGGAGGCCTGTCAG GCGAAGACGCCTAACTGATAGGCTCCTCCCTGTCTGGACCCCTGGCCCCCCCAACATCACATCTACCTGGATCACTGAGGAGTCGGACATCGATCTCCATGGTTACCAGCAGGACAACGGTTGCCACGACAGCCACCAGCTGGACTCCTTGGACAGCGGAGATGAAATTCACTACTGCGATATTCATGGTTACTCAAACCTGCCGAGGTCGGGGGTGAAGATAAGCGGCCGTTCGAGgatttcctccctctctccaccttccCCTCCATCTCCTGGTTACACCCTCCTCCAACAGAGACGCTCCACACTCAGTTTGGACTGGGACACCCCTCCTGTGGAGCATGGTTTGATCCAGAGCCCATCCGGCGCTGTTCTGTCTCCTGCGGTGGTGTCAGCCCTGGAGGGGGTCACCTACATCGCAGAGCATCTGAGAGCAGAGGATGCAGACTTCTCG GTGAAGGAGGACTGGAAGTACGTGGCCATGGTCGTAGACCGGATCTTCCTGTGGATGTTCATCATCGTGTGTCTGCTGGGGACGGTCGGACTCTTCCTGCCTCCGTGGCTCTCTGGGATGATTTAG